CTgactccccccccaccccccctctcctGCACGTCCCTCCTCTGGTCATCCTCAGTCACCCTTCTTTACCTACAGCTGTCTTTTATCACCTTATAGAAAACACAGGCAATGATTTGTCCCTGCAACACATCCACCTCTGCACCTGCTCCCATGCATCTTCAGAGGTGCCGCCTGTGAGTGTTTCCTCGCAGCTGaacctgcatttattttatattgtccTCCTGCAGATGCCTGGAAGAGTCGCTGGGTCGAATCCAAACACAAGTCTGACTACGGCCAGTTTGTCCTGACTGCAGGGAAGTTCTACGGCGATGCCGAGCAAGACAAAGGTAAAGGGGGGATTTAATCCACCCTCTGTGGATTTGTGCAAGGTGGTTAACTCCCAGTTTGTTTTGGAAGAAGGGTGTGTATCCCCTGTTTATCCAAGGAGCTTTAGTGGGAGCTTTGTCTGAGCCTTAATGTAAGTAAACAGAGAATTTGGTGCTGATGTGTTACTTGCTCATGTTGTTATCCAAAGTATAGACATTATAAAGCCTTAAATATAAGTTACATGGTGTTACTCAAACACGTTTTAGAAAGGAAGTCCACATCTATGCATCTTTATCTCCCAGGTTCAGAGACTGGAGATGTCAGTTTGGGTCAAACTTGTTAATGGGATTCATTcgctttcctttttattttttaggtgtTAAGGTTTCCAAATTAATTGTGAGCTTtagtgtttattattattattattatgattattattattattattattattattattattattattattattatatattttaatcatttatcaCCAGAAGCATTTGGGGTCAAACTtgttgatttgtattatttattattttatgtcgTTCCCAGAAATGAATCACGAGCGTAAACGTTGACAATccttaatattaatataattaatataagtattatttttataaatgcattcattcttttattattagatatatttcttattataaatatttatttgaacatattatcatttattattattattataaatgcaATAGTTGTTTTGGgattcacatttattttcttgtgttttttatttattttaaagacatcCACTATTTTTTCCTCTTATCTTCTTGTAGTGTTTGTATGAGCTGTATGGAAATAGCTGGAAAAAAGTGTGaacatgtttgcattttttgctgaaactgaaacaaatcCACTCATTTTAAAGCAAATCTGATGTGAGGATTTAACggagtgttttatttaaagtaaccCTTTCGTTGTCTCTGCAGGTCTGCAGACGAGTCAGGACGCTCGCTTCTACGCCTCCTCGTCCCGGTTTGATGACTTCAGCAATAAAGGCGAGCCCCTGGTGATCCAGTTCTCCGTGAAGCACGAGCAGAGCATCGACTGTGGGGGGGGCTACATCAAGCTGTTCCCCTCCAGCCTGAACCAGGAGGAGATGCACGGAGACTCCGTCTACAACATCATGTTCGGTCAGTGAGGAACCACTCACTAATTACTACAGTGATAGCAGTACCAGTAATCTGGatctccccccttttttaatGTCTCTTTTCGATGTCTTTTCCATTCTgtaacatattataaataaatataaattgcTTCTGTACCAGAGGCATGATGAacggcagacccaccggacatccatcccctctttattctccgtaagctgtctctgccgtctgaccagacatctgaccccaccTCCttatctctggactcattaaaccctttctgacccacagagagattgtttcctggcatcactttaacatttcagcgggggaaatctgtattttggtttgagtTTGAGAGCGCACCCCCCCCCAGAGAGAGGGCGCACCCCCCCCAGAGagagggcgcagcgcccctgtaacctggtttagacaaaaccctgctaCAGTTTTCTGCTTCTACATGCAAACGAAAACTCATaaaccttttatatttatttactatttacttcattgtttgtttgttgtgttgttcaGGTCCGGACATTTGCGGCCCCGGCACAAAGAAGGTTCACGTCATCTTTAACTACCAAGGAAAGAACCATCTGATCAACAAGGACATCAGGTGCAAGGTGAGGAATCAATTCATCAATTACCAGGTTTACAAATACATTGTTTTGATGTCAACAATGCATGCATAAATACAGCAAGGCAGGGGgtgagtgtttgggagagaaactccctctgtaacacagggattttagatttgcagaccgtttacatgcactgtagaacacactacaggaaaggggattCCTTGGAAAGCAGAACTAACATTCCCTGTGCTCCCTGCAGGATGACGAGTACTCCCACCTGTACACGCTGATCGTGAACCCCGACAACACGTACGAGGTGAAGATCGACAACAAGAAGGTGGAGTCCGGCAGTCTGGAGGAGGACTGGGACTTACTGCCGCCCAAGAAAGTTAAAGACCCCGAAGCCAAGAAGCCGGAGGACTGGGATGACCGGGAGAAGGTTCCCGACCCGGAAGACCAGAAACCAGAGGTCGGTCTGCTTCAGCAGcctctatgttttttttaagggggtCTTTTTATTCAACAGTACACATTTGTCTTTTGCATTGATGAtataagacatttattttaaattctcCTTCTATTCTCGTTGTCAGGACTGGGACAAGGCAGAGAACATTCCCGACCCCGACGCTAAGAAGCCAGAGGACTGGGACGAAGAGATGGACGGCGAGTGGGAGCCGCCAATGGTCGCCAACCCTGAATACAAGGTGACTTTATCTCAGGATGACAACCGAAAAACACCTCAAggaaaccattgacttccacaccaggggacaggaagggATAACTCCTTCCTGTTTGTAATTTGCGATTCCTCTGACGTTGCCCTTTCTGTCTGGCGTTCACAGGGAGAGTGGAAGCCCAAAGAGATCTCCAATCCCGCCTACAAGGGGAAGTGGGTCCACCCTGAGGTCGACAACCCGGAGTACACGGCTGATTCTGAGATCTACAAATACGACAGCATCGGCGTGATCGGACTCGACCTGTGGCAGGTGAGACAACTCAGAAAGATACGGTGCAGATAAAAGGGCAAAAGAGAAGACtttcatattaaataaagaagcTAATCGCGCTTTAATGCtggaaggacacacacacctattatGTGAGGTGTTCTGTAACTACATCCATCCAGGAATAGGTACACTGCCTTATTGGTGTTAATGCTAAGTCAGCATCAACGTATAAACTCTGTCCATACATCGAAACATTCAGCTCAATTAGGACAGTGTggcttttcatttcatcattcataatttcagttatttcagaaatattaaccatAATTCTGCTAAATTTCGCCAcagaaatgaatggaaaaactgtccaaaaatGTGACATCTTCATGCTACTCTAAACGCTAACTGTTCCTTTATACTTTCacctaaaacaacaacaataaaacctCAAATGTTCCACACTTTCCTGACATTATGGGCATTAAACAACTTTGAAATcccatttttactttttgaatcCTTCCACCTCGTTTGAAACTTGGTAAAAGTGCCGTTCATTTCTGATGTAGGAAAATGATTGGATGTGTTTGCATGAAGTTCCTGACGGCAAAACGTTGATTTGTTGTTGCTGCAGGTGAAGTCCTGGCACCATCTTTGATAACTTCCTGATCACCAACGACCCAAAGCTGGCAGAGGAAGTGGGAAACGACACGTGGGGTAAAACTAAGGTCAGTGCAAAACTTTATTGAATGTCTGCTCATGCATTCGTCTATTGAGTAGTGTGTCATGGTTCTAgtcaaacagaagaaaaagtaggaattaaactaaataatttCACTAAATTATAAAGTGTTAGTATTTAAACGTCCAATGGAACAACAGAACGATCTATTCTACGGTTGATTACTTATTCATCTCGTTGTCATCATGTGCATCCTCTGCAGGACGCCGAGAGGCTGATGAAGGAaagccaggaggaggaggagaggaagaagcgCGAGGAAGAGGATACTCAGAGGAAGGACGAGGCGAAGGAGGAGGacgacgaggaggaagaggagaaggatgaggaggaggaaggagacgaagaggaagatgaggacgAGGAGGGAGACGAAGAAGAGcgggaggaggatgaagaggacgaCGAAGACACAG
This DNA window, taken from Eleginops maclovinus isolate JMC-PN-2008 ecotype Puerto Natales chromosome 9, JC_Emac_rtc_rv5, whole genome shotgun sequence, encodes the following:
- the LOC134869586 gene encoding calreticulin-like, which codes for MTALSLLLMAVSAASALADSNIYMREQFEDGDAWKSRWVESKHKSDYGQFVLTAGKFYGDAEQDKGLQTSQDARFYASSSRFDDFSNKGEPLVIQFSVKHEQSIDCGGGYIKLFPSSLNQEEMHGDSVYNIMFGPDICGPGTKKVHVIFNYQGKNHLINKDIRCKDDEYSHLYTLIVNPDNTYEVKIDNKKVESGSLEEDWDLLPPKKVKDPEAKKPEDWDDREKVPDPEDQKPEDWDKAENIPDPDAKKPEDWDEEMDGEWEPPMVANPEYKGEWKPKEISNPAYKGKWVHPEVDNPEYTADSEIYKYDSIGVIGLDLWQVRQLRKIRPGTIFDNFLITNDPKLAEEVGNDTWGKTKDAERLMKESQEEEERKKREEEDTQRKDEAKEEDDEEEEEKDEEEEGDEEEDEDEEGDEEEREEDEEDDEDTDSKLKDEL